The Verrucomicrobium spinosum DSM 4136 = JCM 18804 genome includes a region encoding these proteins:
- a CDS encoding glycosyltransferase family 32 protein — protein MVPQVIHQTWKVNEITFWIFKRSQASIRTHLGHWQYRFWTDDDLDSFIRECYSAYYERWKALNKPIKKVDVARYFILHRFGGVYADLDFVFTDCIDNLFEDESELYFYQSTQARVKKWSFLGNAWMAATPGKEFWLEAVDFMLALPDNTPVLRHTGPLALGAFYESLLSRQADVACIRILDPDIFDNERCGDGVGERRYGYHIRAATWQRQ, from the coding sequence ATGGTTCCTCAGGTGATTCATCAGACTTGGAAGGTCAACGAGATTACCTTCTGGATTTTCAAGCGGTCCCAGGCCTCAATACGAACCCATCTGGGACACTGGCAATACAGATTCTGGACCGATGATGACCTAGACAGCTTCATCCGCGAGTGCTACTCCGCGTACTATGAACGCTGGAAGGCATTGAACAAGCCCATCAAGAAAGTTGACGTGGCTCGCTACTTCATCCTGCACCGTTTTGGCGGTGTGTATGCAGATCTCGATTTCGTCTTCACCGACTGCATCGACAACTTGTTTGAAGACGAGTCTGAATTGTATTTCTACCAGTCCACCCAAGCTCGCGTCAAGAAGTGGTCCTTCCTCGGCAATGCGTGGATGGCCGCGACCCCCGGCAAGGAATTCTGGCTGGAAGCGGTGGACTTCATGCTGGCCCTGCCAGACAACACACCAGTCTTGCGCCACACAGGTCCTCTAGCCCTGGGTGCATTTTACGAATCGCTCCTATCCAGGCAGGCCGACGTAGCTTGCATCAGAATACTCGATCCAGACATATTTGACAACGAACGGTGTGGTGATGGTGTTGGCGAGCGTCGCTACGGCTATCACATCCGCGCGGCCACCTGGCAGCGCCAATGA
- a CDS encoding GlcNAc-transferase family protein, translated as MIYVQIAAYRDPELIPTLEDCISKAKYKNNLTFGICWQSDSEDRRLDEWKTRSNFRIDEVPWQESKGLCWARSRIQKMYEGESFTLQLDSHHRFEKEWDRKLLSDLESIGSRKPILTTYAGVYDPPTNTKAGNEPFKMVADRFTPSGTILFRPHLIPNWRDLTGPVRARFVSGHYFFTIGQHCEEYAYDPNLYFAGDEISLSIRSYTLGYDLFHPHRTLVWHEYTRKGRVKHWDDHTTANKELVGAAWHERDVVSKRRLRKLLKEEENEVELGRFGLGSVRSHRDYEIYAGINFADRLLHNDTIAGKEPPSTFSTEPEWAQQFARNYTLTYSWQPTDVLLADDLQFVYFGIEDANGKVLYRHDAPFDSLEALGSVQQRQVQFLAGSSPARLVVWPVSRSQGWMKKTVYSL; from the coding sequence ATGATTTACGTGCAAATCGCAGCATATCGGGATCCTGAACTCATTCCTACCTTGGAGGATTGCATTTCAAAAGCCAAGTATAAGAACAATCTCACTTTTGGGATCTGCTGGCAAAGTGACAGCGAAGATCGAAGACTCGATGAATGGAAGACCAGGTCAAACTTCAGAATAGATGAAGTCCCATGGCAGGAGAGCAAGGGGCTGTGTTGGGCTCGCTCTCGGATCCAGAAAATGTATGAAGGCGAATCTTTCACCCTACAACTCGACTCACACCATCGTTTTGAGAAAGAGTGGGACCGCAAGCTTCTATCCGACCTGGAGTCGATTGGAAGTCGCAAGCCCATTCTGACCACCTATGCCGGCGTCTACGATCCTCCCACCAACACAAAGGCAGGAAACGAGCCCTTCAAAATGGTCGCAGATCGTTTCACGCCGTCGGGCACTATCCTGTTTCGCCCCCATCTTATCCCAAATTGGCGCGACCTCACCGGCCCAGTCCGGGCCAGATTTGTTTCGGGACACTACTTTTTCACGATCGGCCAGCACTGTGAAGAGTATGCCTACGATCCCAACTTGTATTTCGCTGGAGATGAAATCAGCCTAAGCATCCGATCCTACACGCTCGGATATGACCTGTTTCATCCCCACCGCACTTTGGTCTGGCACGAATACACTCGTAAAGGCAGGGTCAAGCACTGGGATGATCACACCACTGCCAACAAAGAGCTGGTAGGAGCTGCCTGGCATGAACGCGATGTCGTGAGCAAAAGACGTTTGCGAAAGCTGCTGAAGGAGGAAGAGAACGAAGTGGAGTTGGGACGTTTCGGTCTGGGTTCAGTTCGCAGTCATCGCGACTATGAAATCTATGCTGGAATCAACTTCGCAGACCGACTCCTGCATAACGACACCATCGCGGGGAAGGAGCCGCCCAGCACATTCTCGACGGAGCCCGAGTGGGCTCAGCAATTCGCGCGCAACTATACTCTAACCTACAGTTGGCAGCCCACAGACGTTCTCCTGGCGGATGACCTTCAGTTTGTGTACTTTGGCATCGAGGACGCAAACGGAAAAGTTCTGTATCGGCACGATGCCCCTTTCGATAGTCTGGAGGCACTCGGTTCGGTCCAACAACGTCAAGTCCAGTTTTTGGCCGGCTCTTCCCCTGCTCGACTGGTAGTGTGGCCGGTGAGTCGCTCGCAGGGGTGGATGAAAAAGACCGTGTACTCGCTTTAA